atgacctagagagttacaacctactgtaacctactggcatgacctagagagatgcaacctactgtaacctactggcatgacctagagggatacaacctactgtagcctactggcatgacctagagggatacaacctactgtagcctactggcatgacctagagggatacaacctactgtagcctactggcatgacctagagagttacaacctactgtagcctactggcatgacctagagagatacaacctactgtaacctactggcatgacctagagttacaatctactgtaacctactggcatgacctagagagttacaacctactgtaacctactggcatgacctagagagatacaacctactgtagcctactggcatgacctagagagatacaacctactgtagtctactggcatgacctagagagttacaacctactgtaacctactggcatgacctagagagatacaacctactgtaacctactggcatgacctagagagttacaacctactgtaacctactggcatgacctagagagatgcaacctactgtaacctactggcatgacctagagggatacaacctactgtagcctactggcatgacctagagggatacaacctactgtagcctactggcatgacctagagagttacaacctactgtagtctactggcatgacctagagggatacaacctactgtagcctactggcatgacctagagagttacaacctactgtaacctactggcatgacctagagagatacaacctactgtaacctactggcatgacctagagagttacaacctactgtaacctactggcatgacctagagagatgcaacctactgtaacctactggcatgacctagagagatacaacctactgtaacctactggcatgacttAGAGAGATACaccctactgtaacctactggcatgacctagagagatacaacctactgtagcctactggcatgacctagagagttacaacctactgtaacctactggcatgacctagagagatacaacctactgtaacctactggcatgacctagaaaGCTAAAGTTGTtcaattcctggattttaaatgaacaTTATCCATAATAAAGATAATTTGTGTCTTCCTATCCACAAGTGGGATCCATCTCCTTTGTCGTTCcttctacaccaataacagacaactactatgGGATCCATCTCCTTTGTCGTTCcttctacaccaataacagacaactactgtgggatccatctcctttgtcgttccctctacaccaataacagacaactactatgggtctcccaatcacggcctgatgtgatgcagcctggattcgaaccagggactgtagtgacgcctcttgcactgagatacagtggcttagaccgctgcatccgtgtgtgtgtttaactttttaactgtactagaatgcttaaaaggccgctaaaattttaaatatcggttatcggtatcgttttttggggcaaggaaaatattggccaaaaatgatatatcggtgcatcccattctaaaaatgtttttttttttttttaccctcatcaatctacacacaataccccataatgccatcacaataccccataatgccatcacaataccccataatgccatcacaataccccataatgccaaatcaaaaacaggtttagattttttgcaaatgtattaaaacgattccccaggataactagtctcagagtaatgttagatcccaggataactagtctcagagtaatgtaagatgtaagatcccaggataactagtctcagagtaatgttagatcccaggataactagtctcagagtaatgtaagtctcagatagttttaacccattacagtctaagccctgtctgagGGGGAGGTTCTTCTAAGCTATATGGAAGTGTTTTAAGGTTTaaacaacatgaagggcttcccctgtattgtactgttttataaggttataccaaggatcattttgctatttgattttgaactgtaagacccatggaagtatcaacaaaaaatatttgtccatactgctataacccatagtaacacattggataacattcacaacatggaacaacagtaaccatagtaacacattggataacattcacaacatggaacaacagtaaccatagtaacacattggataacattcacaacatggaacaacagtaaccatagtaacacattgaataacattcacaacatggaacaacagtaaccatagtagtATTGTTTCTCCCAgaacatctaaaggaagtttgttctgaagtgtctgtcttatatctaagagatgtaaaaaattatatctattttttttacatgtctTTAAGTCTTTAACCCCCTTTTTGTCACttgtctttccacattttgttacgttacagccttattctacaatggattaaataaataaaaatcctcatcagtctacacacaataccccgtaatgacaaagagaaaataggtttggagaaaaaatgtcacatttattaaaaataaaaaacagaaataccttatttacataagtattcagaccctttgctatgagacttgaaattgacctcaggtgcatactgtttccattgatcattgttgagatgtttctacaacttgattggagtccacctgtggtaaattcaattgattgacatgatttggaaaggcacgcacctgtctggctaccacagcgttctgaagcgatacgccatcccatctggtttggcttagtgggactatcatttgtcaacaggacaatgacccaacacacctccaggctgtgtaagggctatttgaccaaaaaggagagtgatggagtgctgcaccagttgacctggccttcacaatcacctgaactcaacccaattgagatggtttgggctgagttggaccgcagagtgaaggaaaagcagccaacaagtgctcagcatatttgggaactccttcaagactgttggaaaagcattccaggtgaagctggttgagagaatgccaagtgtgcaaagctgtcatcaaggctaagggtggctactttgaaaaatataaaatatattttgaattgtttaccactttttgttggttactacatgattccatagttttgatgtcttctcttattctacaatgtagataaaatgttaaaacaaataattataacccttgaatgagtaggtgtgtccactcGTTTGACTGGTGATGTATATCTCATGAATGTCatgaatgtttttacattcagttacatgaagtcactttcctaccacttcttccatagtcaaacatgtaaggaaagatttttttaaatcaaaggggatgctgtcaaaaatgtattgaattcaaatggatttacccagcctacaaagcactacagccactgtgatgaccagttctgctcttttattgagggatctagtctagattaaacttcataggaagacagttttatcatgtggaggtttcatttagGTCTGTGTTAAACGACATACTCTGTGTGTCTTTGCAAGGAGAGaaaccagactctcactctgacagcgggaagagtccttcaggggaaccagacccagagacgcccaaaccagcgagacaacaccactgctcccactgtgaaaatagtttttgctggttagggagcctaaaactgcatgagaggacacacacagtagaaaagcctttccaatgctcccagtgtagaAAGAGTTTTGCTGTGTTAGCTAACCTGAAAAGgtacaagagaatacacacaggagaaaagccttatcactgttcccAATGTGGAATGAGTTTTAATCAGGATGGGGACCTAAAAGCTCATAATTggaaacacacaggagaaaagcctttccaatgttcccagtgtgaaaagagttttaccatgttaactaacctgaaaaggcatgagagaatacacacaggagaaaagcattTTCTGCTCCCAGTGTAAAAATAGATTTTCACAAATGGCGTACCTTAAAGCTCATGAGAGGATAcagaggagaaaagcctttccaatgctcccagtctggaaagggttttacctggtcaAGTAGCCTGAAGGAGCATTAGAGGATAAACACGGTAAAAGTCCTACCACTGCTTTCTCTGTGGAAGAACATTCAGAGATCCTGAAATCAAATGAGAGAATAGAAAGGCTGTATTCTGACTTatatttttgactgagaatttgtgttttttgtttgtgccaCATTAAATCATATTGTGTATgattacacctgtctatataatgtccaacagttgacaatgcatgtcagagcaaacaccaagcaatgaggtcgaataaattgtccttagagctccgagacaggattgtgtcgaggcacagatctggggaatggtaccaaaaaatgtctgcaacattgaaagtccccaagaacacagtcattttttaatggaagaagtttggaagactcttcctagagctggccacccggccaaactacgcaatcgggggagaagggcctttgtcagggaggtgaccaagaacccgatggttactctgacagagctctagagttcctctgttgagatgggagaaccttccggaaggacaaccatctctgcagcactccaccaatcagacatttgtggtagagtggccagacggaagccactcctcagtaaaaggcacctgacagcccgcttggagtttgccaaaaaggcacctaaaggactctcagaccatgagaaacaagattctctggtctgatgaaaccaagattgaactctttggcctgaatgccttttggaaacctccaagctggctatcatgtgccttttattaaggtatatacatatagatatatatatatatatatatatagtctgttcaacctctctttcgtatcgtccgagattcctaaataTTGTAAAGCTGccatggtcatccccctcttcaaagggggagacactccagacccaaacctacagacctatatccatcctgccctgcctttctaaggtcttcgaaagccaagttaacaaacagattaccgaccatttcgaatcccaccgtaccttctccgctatgcaatctggtttcatagctggtcatgggtgcacgtcagccacgctcaaggtactaaacgatatcataaccgccatcgataaaagacagtactgtgcagccgtcttcatcgacctggccaaggctttcgactctgtcaatcactgtattcttatcagcagactcaacagccgataAGAACAACCTATCAAtcaacaaccgatcgctgcccacacccgcccgactagcatcactactctgcacggttctttcttagaatatgtggacaactataaatttctcggtgtctggctagactgtaaactctccttccagactaatattaagcatttccaatccaaaattaaatctagaattggcttcctatttcgcaacaaagcctccttcactcacactgccaaacacaccctcgtaaaactgactatcctaccgatccttgacttcggcgatttcattttcaaaatagcctccaacactctacacagcaaactggatgcagtctatcacagtgccacccgttttgtcaccaaagccccatataccactgctctcgtcggctggccctcgctacatattcgtcgccaaacccactggctccaggtcatctataagtctttgctaggctgccttaactcagatcactggtcaccatagcaacacccacccattgCACGCactccaggaagtatatctcactgatcatccacaaaaccaacacctactttggccacctttccttccagttctctgctgccaatgactggaacgaagtgcaaaaattgctgaagttggagacttatatctccctcactaactttaagcatcagctatctgagcagcttaccgatcgctgcagctgtacacagcccatctgtaaatagctcatacaactgcctacctcatccccatgttttattaactttttttgctcttttgcacaccagtaattctacttgcacatcatcatctgcacatctatcactccagtgttaatttactaaattgtaattactttgctactaaggcctatttattgccttacctccttactccatttgcaaacactgtatatagatttttctattgtgttattgactgtacgtttgtttatcccacgtttaactctgttgtttttgtctcactgctttgctttatcttggtaggtcacagttgtaaatgagaaattgttctcgactggccgacctggttaaataaaggtgaaatacaaagaaatctcaactttattagcaacacccaaatgtatactgtcattaacgcggttcttcaataattacacataattcttaatactgtagcacacatttatattaagcagaacattcaaacgagccttacaattataatccaaagtagtgtgaaatgtactcataagcaacctggaaatagaggttactcccctgagtttttccccattcacattcagaatacattgtgaaaaactaaaagctttgctcaccatttttgctccaggcagatatactacatccataacttgtggtttcctcattaccagatatactacatccattactatcggtttcctcattagcagagaGATGTTtatgcaatcaaattgtgtgcgcatcgccctcgtgccgcaattttattaaacacagaaagggccCTATATTGGacaccaaaagtcgtctggcacactgcttagagtttcaacaacatgaataacttatttctactctacaatcatcgatgttactactaaaatatgactaatCTTGCTCATTTtgagacaattgtcaaataattttaacattcattacagacgtcaattgttgtacaacatcatggctacgctgttggcatcaccttttacagtggatttccactgttgttgacctttaatcatctgactttgttgttcgcacaggagagatacgggactatcgtggatcctctggggagcctcaacaacctcatgatgctgacgaggcagagaagagtctctccagatcagaacgcctcaataaacacctgcagagatccacagggaagagaactcactgctgctctgactgtgggaagagtttttgtcaatctagtgatctgacagtgcaccagagaacacacacaggagagaaatcttatagttgtagtcaatgtgggaagagttttactacatctagcaatctgactatacaccagagaacacacacaggagagaaatcttatagctgtgatgaatgtgggaagagttttactacttctggctatctgacagtgcaccagagaacacacacaggagagaaaccatatagctgtgatcaatgtgggaagagttttagtcaatctagcaatctgactaaacaccagagaacacacacaggagagacaccatatagctgtgatcaatgtgggaagagttttagtcaatctggagaactgacagtgcaccagagaatacacacaggagagaaaccgtttagctgtgatcaatgtgggaagagtttttcttcttctggctatctaactatacaccagagaacacacacaggagagaaaccttatagctgtggtcaatgtgggaagagattcgcctcatcagtaaaacttaaaatacatcaaagacatcacacaagagagaaaccatatggctgtgcacaatgtggaaagagtttttttacatctagccatctgactgcacatcagagaacacacacaggagagaaaccatatagctgtgatcaatgtgggaagagttttgttcgatctgaCCAGCtcacagtgcaccagagaatacacacaggagagaaaccgtttagctgtgatcaatgtgggaagagttttactacatctggctctctgactttacaccagagaatacacacaggagagaaatcttatagctgtggtcaatgtgggaagagttttgttcgatctggagatctgacagtgcaccagagaatacacacaggagagaaacagtttagctgtgatcaatgtgggaagagttttgttcgatctggccatctgacagtgcaccagagaacacacacaggagagaagcctcttagctgtgaccagagataatctgataaaagatctctgatcaaatatcagaaaatgtatatatgaaggagttgtgtcatgatatcaatgaattaatgtcacaatgtagaatgttttaacattgtagtaggagtgttttaatgtctcaatgtagaatgttttaatatatagtatataaatatactctgcagtcagtcagtcagaatgtcacaatgtagaaccctaaacatttgcccccttatcaattgatttcaacatgatatggatattaggctcattgggggaaatccaggctctgaattgaaagagtactatttatgtgattcaacacagtgactaacaaaaaaagagttgtcctctaaccagtgatgtacacattattcccagaatcaactgatttcaacataatatcgatgagtgatgacaaataagtgttgtgttcctttgtttagcgacccctaaatttaaatgcatcactccaatatgtagctgactgtcttctgcaggttgtcctctaaccagtgagctaaaatatatctcccTTTTCCatgttttttagttgtgttagtttcaacagcacatacaacctgatttcccccataatcgatatcagtgatttattgctacttgtcaaaacaacagtgtttctagtgcttgtgcagtttataaggagcttgttttaaaaaaagacaattattgtggcagatgtttgtgtatataccacatgttaggttttcaatttatcccaaactgtttctgcatattggttattgatttggacacgttaaaactatgttttgacattgggctatcccacttagcaaaatgtaattgaaaagccgttgaaaataatactatgcaatcaaatatttcatataacatttagtaatgaaaattattcatgcaaccaactgataATTTTTttgtacaattatattgacattgttgccctgtttttagaaaATCAAGGGTCATTCtcacatgtgccaaaccaaatgtactagagcatgacattggggactgggccccgatccaacaacatgcctatcgagtgaactctgaaaagagagagaagctccgcagtgaggtggaaagttactacggatattgcaggagtttcctcttgaaatcagacatgtctgtggtgagaacaacctggggcctgttgcacaaaagtagaattaagacatccgggataaatgactcagctgagctcaatgaagccaaaacatgtgcgtccaggcttaattggttgcacaaagaccaagccaggatgagcagacacggattcattaagccaggtgaaaccaatcctggataggtgcgcgctcacggctcactcaaatagaccccgccacagatcacagattaactgatttaccatggcaactagagccgcgtacttttccccgtcggaagcacaaatcctcatggaggcatacgaggaggtaaaagatataattaagaagaaaggcaacaccgccacagtgataaagcaaagagaaaaagcgtggcaaagtattgcagaccgcctgaatgcgtaagtagtgcacaattacacagtcaccgctccgctgaaacatcacaattacaattcaaatatttaattcacatctccaaaaatgcagttgtactgtaattatgaaacggttaaatttttaattgaaatgcactgcagatatgagtgaaattgtgtaaagtaactccatcacactgtataaagctatgatacattttttgatatttttactgaaaacaagacaaaaataccaagtaattttttgcagtgtgactccattaaatgtgtgtgtgtgtgtagattaaacatgaacgggccaaaacggacatggcagcaggtcaaaatcaaatacaagaacattctgcagaatggtatggtccctgactaatatttaacaaagcacaagcatatattgtacccagaaggtgcctgctcacacattgtctgtactgttttagcagtgaaaaagaatacccacagacaaggcacgggtggtgggtcaccaaaggctgaccttaccccagcagaggacatggccttggagctaaataaaggcaggcccgtcttagaggggatccctggggggaaagagacgagcataggttcctcccaagatgccacccgcttcattcaaggtatgtccttccatctctacatgggatacaaccacattcatattgaatcaatttggactgtctgactttggtttacctattgccttgcagtgtctggcagcactgtgttcctgttagagccaccagcacaagcaccagacgatgctgatccagtgagtactccatcaaaggcatactgtaggcctggcatGTCTTGTCTACTAGCTTCAATATGAATCCGATTAAATGTGATAGGGTGAAGGCCCCAGTGCAGCAGAAAAGCACATGATGAagacgatgatgaggaggagaccatctctctggattccagaaggcatgaggtatcatgttaagactgtgaaagtactatttactctacaatggtgaggagtcctcatcaaaatcaaaaaatcgaatttcttttacaggacccagatgctatacagtgggaaaaccagcctggcaacatagtgcgtattaataaaaggacaccacatcctgccaaattccagctgcgctaattgtattgtgttcacagagctcacaagctatcagaaagttgtatggcaaccacctccggcgccaaatagaactggcagacatagacattcagtacaagaagaaaaagatggaaaatcttgcactggagtccgaaataaaaaagaggacaattaggaaactggaccttgaaataaaaaaacttgagagggaggtgagatatgccttcaatgtacactgtatgctaactgtaacacaaatgtattaatcattatttttctttcctcccccagctccaagaagatgacacagctcaaaataaaaattaggtatattctcgtaaagtcaagtgagccatgacatatgagctcttattgtgagcacacaggacggtggcatctttctaaggttttttttattttcccagcaatcagtacaaccaagtcatcgttataaggcatcgccctcttttgcccacccccccagcaccaggtgtggccactagcctatatgaaggcccaaaattgtgtgttcctttctgctctgacaatggcaTGCCCATTCGTGCGAGATGTGGTGGATGAAGAAGCACTTGTGCTGAGGAGAGCCTTCAGGCGAGAAAGGGTCTTCAGGGACCGGTTGGACCCACTGGCCTTCCCTGATGACCATCTATATGAAAGATACAGGTTTTCTGCAGATGGCATCAGGTATCTATGCAGACTACTGGGTCCCAGGATTAAGCACCACACTGCACGGAGCCATGCACTGAGTGTGGAGCAAATGGTTTGTGTGGCCTTGCGCTTTTTTGCTAGTGGAGCCTTCCTGTACTCAGTGGGGGATGCAGAACAGCTGAACAAGGCCACAATTTGCCGCACAATAaggagtgtgtgtctggctatcaaagcattagcagatgtcttcatctccttccctggccacagaagactctgtgacatcaaagaggagttctataggattgcaggtaagaggatctacaaattacaggacaactgttaacacatagtaggatactcattactttgtgtgacaggtttccccaatgtcattggtgcagtggactgcacacacataaggataaaagccccctcaggtgcccatgaggccgattttgtgaataggaaatcctttcacagcattaatgttcaggtgaacataactttttgatattgtccattgacgaacactctgcattgccagtgatgtgcattgattggtgtaatattcctcatcttatgatttcagatggtctgcaatgctgactgtgtgatcagcaatgttgtggcaaaatggcctggcTCAGTCCATGACTCCAGACTCTTTCGGGCCTCTGAAATCTATCAGTGCCTATCACAAGGTAAGCCACACAACCCCTATTTATAACCATCATGGCTGTGTCAAGaatatcactgtgtttatgaggtagtaatgatgagattttgtgttgacaggtgaattctctggtgtgttgctgggagacagggggtatggctgccagccttttctcctgacacctttcacagacccccaggaagcacagcaggcctacaaccatgcccatgccaggaccagggccagagttgaaatgacctttggcctcctgaaggcacgctttcactgccttcacaaattaagggtcagccctgttagggcatgtgatattactgtggcttgtgctgtcctccacaatgtggcctgcctgaggaaggagagggcccCCAGAGTGCCACCAGCCATGGACTGGGACAATCCGGCAATCTTCCCTGATGACGACAGTGGTCGGCTGCTGAGGGACCAATATGTGTTGAATTATTTTAGTTAGTATGTGTGCTTTCAATTTTGGTTAAATATGTCCTGCGGTGGCAGAGGAATTTGGTTTTTTTTGGGTTCGTTTTTTTACGAATTTGGCCTCTTATGATGTTTGTGCGGTATACTGTGTGTAATACAAGGCTGCAGGGAGGCTACTGCATCCATTCATTTGTCTGTTCAGTTGATGTGTATGGATTTGTCCTGCATTTATTTTAGTGTGCAGACATGCAGggtgtgttatatacagacctttgaatgtgtatgtatcattttgtataatatgcttggattctgtgctttccatcttgtagagtcactgtgacttcagtttcgaaaggagctgatggtttacctgctttg
The sequence above is a segment of the Salvelinus namaycush isolate Seneca unplaced genomic scaffold, SaNama_1.0 Scaffold428, whole genome shotgun sequence genome. Coding sequences within it:
- the LOC120041265 gene encoding putative nuclease HARBI1; its protein translation is MACPFVRDVVDEEALVLRRAFRRERVFRDRLDPLAFPDDHLYERYRFSADGISGAFLYSVGDAEQLNKATICRTIRKADFVNRKSFHSINVQMVCNADCVISNVVAKWPGSVHDSRLFRASEIYQCLSQGEFSGVLLGDRGYGCQPFLLTPFTDPQEAQQAYNHAHARTRARVEMTFGLLKARFHCLHKLRVSPVRACDITVACAVLHNVACLRKERAPRVPPAMDWDNPAIFPDDDSGRLLRDQYVLNYFS